In a single window of the Olivibacter sp. SDN3 genome:
- a CDS encoding glycoside hydrolase family 28 protein yields the protein MKFLAAFISYMLFGMSTSGQTQAYYNVLDYGAKNDSTALATEAIVKAIDHASQAGGGTVFFPAGKYLTGPIHLKSNITLLIDAGAEISFSDNFDHYLPMVPSRWEGTMVYNFSPLIYAYEAENITIKGGGVLNGNGKKWWAYSEVQVKKSPESHWQKEFHRLNTEILHPDLPGWVELGFLRPPFIQTMYCKNVRIEDVTIKNSPFWTVNPEFSDNVTVNGITINNPPSPNTDGINPESCSNVHISNCHISVGDDCITIKSGKDRSGRKEARAAENYTITNCTMLSGHGGVVIGSEMSGDVRKITISNCVFDGTDRGIRIKTARGRGGVVEDIMVSNMVMKNIKQQAIVLDMQYAKTKSEPVSERTPIFRNIHLSGITAHGEQAGYLNGLEEMPIESITFDNIIMETKTGFLIKNAKNINFSNVLINAQKGAAIQASEVSALQVNGLRSSKEYKDAAAIMLNNVADAFITNSFIQSPIATFLQITGRNSTGIVLRNNVLNKVKKPVSKHGDVKEKIIVN from the coding sequence ATGAAATTTTTAGCGGCATTTATCAGCTATATGTTATTCGGTATGTCTACATCTGGACAAACACAAGCTTACTATAACGTGCTGGATTATGGAGCCAAAAATGACAGTACTGCATTAGCTACAGAAGCTATCGTAAAGGCCATAGACCATGCCTCTCAAGCAGGTGGGGGGACAGTTTTTTTTCCAGCAGGAAAGTACCTAACAGGTCCTATTCATTTAAAAAGCAATATTACCCTGTTGATAGATGCCGGTGCAGAGATCAGTTTTAGCGACAATTTTGATCACTACCTACCGATGGTACCCAGCAGGTGGGAAGGTACTATGGTATATAATTTCTCTCCACTGATTTATGCTTATGAGGCGGAGAATATTACCATAAAGGGAGGTGGTGTACTCAATGGAAATGGCAAGAAGTGGTGGGCTTATTCTGAGGTACAGGTAAAAAAGTCGCCCGAATCCCATTGGCAAAAAGAATTTCATCGACTAAATACAGAAATCCTCCATCCGGATCTTCCTGGTTGGGTGGAACTCGGTTTCTTAAGACCCCCATTTATACAAACGATGTATTGCAAAAATGTGCGTATTGAAGATGTTACGATTAAAAACTCACCATTTTGGACAGTTAACCCTGAGTTCAGTGACAACGTAACGGTAAATGGGATAACGATCAATAATCCACCTTCACCTAATACTGATGGTATTAATCCAGAGTCGTGCAGTAATGTACATATCTCGAATTGCCACATCAGTGTAGGCGACGATTGTATTACCATCAAATCTGGTAAAGATCGTTCAGGCAGAAAAGAGGCACGAGCAGCCGAAAACTATACGATAACCAACTGTACAATGTTATCCGGCCATGGAGGTGTGGTGATTGGCAGTGAAATGTCGGGCGACGTCAGGAAGATTACAATAAGCAATTGTGTATTTGATGGTACGGATCGAGGTATTCGCATAAAAACAGCCCGAGGGCGAGGTGGTGTTGTAGAAGATATAATGGTCAGCAATATGGTGATGAAGAATATCAAACAACAGGCGATTGTGCTCGACATGCAATATGCTAAGACTAAGTCAGAACCAGTTTCTGAGCGGACACCCATTTTTCGAAATATACATTTAAGTGGTATTACAGCGCATGGAGAACAAGCAGGTTATTTGAATGGTTTGGAAGAAATGCCGATCGAAAGCATCACTTTTGACAATATCATCATGGAAACCAAAACTGGCTTTCTGATCAAAAATGCCAAAAATATTAACTTTAGCAATGTGTTGATAAATGCGCAGAAAGGGGCTGCTATCCAAGCGTCAGAAGTGTCGGCTTTGCAAGTAAATGGTTTACGTAGCTCAAAGGAGTATAAAGATGCCGCAGCAATAATGTTGAACAATGTGGCAGATGCTTTTATCACTAATAGTTTCATCCAGTCGCCAATAGCTACCTTTTTGCAGATAACCGGAAGAAATAGTACGGGGATAGTTCTGAGAAATAATGTTTTAAATAAGGTGAAAAAGCCTGTATCAAAGCATGGGGATGTGAAAGAAAAAATCATCGTCAATTAA
- a CDS encoding glycoside hydrolase N-terminal domain-containing protein, producing the protein MIISFTSTALCGQDLRLWYTEPAAEWTEALPIGNGKLGAMVFGGIEQDRIQFNEESLWTGTPRDYNKKGAHQYLQKIRSLLFEGKQAAAEKLAGEHFMGTKSIADERKPWFDGIRRIVDKKRNPSLKDFNDKEWKLLTLPLKDGWEKEGLEGLDGAVWFRTDFELPTSWRGRDLVVDLGKIRDQDFTYVNGQLIGTTQDMNQGRLYVIPKELVEKQNQLAIQVLNYEDKGGPVGYKDPKRRLRIYPKDGDETNYVSLNKMWKYWVQDDHAPRVGKYQEAYQPFGDLLLDFNHSLPVEDYKRTLDLTDAICETSYSSGRVQYKRTYFVSAIDQSLAVHLTASVKERINFRATLSTPHKTYQLKKVNDSTISLSLQVKHGALEGVSLLKVRHNGGSIIVDNNQISVVGADTATIFLTAATNFINHQDISAKPHDISRDRINQLANKTYEHIREVHVQDYQGYFNRFSLNFGTTKAFHLPTDKRIEQFATVNDPNLVALFAQYARYLLITSSREGGQPPNLQGIWNDLLTPPWGSKYTTNINAEMNYWPAELMNLSDLHKPLFDLVQDLSETGKKTAKEYYDAPGWVLHHNTDLWRGTAPINNANHGIWVTGGAWLCQHLWEHYCYTQDKHFLQNKAYPIMKDAAVFFDYFLVEDPNTGLLISTPSNSPEHGGLVAGPTMDHQIIRQLFKNVIEASKILDVDTAFASKIASKSKKIAPNTIGKHGQLQEWLSDIDDPNNTHRHVSHLWAVYPGSEINWKQTPELMEAAKQSLLFRGDEGTGWSLAWKINLWTRFLDAEHADRLLNMLISPAVRGGGVYPNLFDAHPPFQIDGNFGGASGIGEMLLQSHLEGIDLLPALPSSLHDGEVKGICARGGFELSFSWKSGSLEELEVVSKAGGLCRIRYKGKEFSFQTVKDGKYKLDGQLKLLTAS; encoded by the coding sequence TTGATAATTTCATTTACGAGTACAGCTTTATGTGGGCAGGATCTTCGTTTGTGGTATACTGAACCAGCTGCCGAATGGACGGAAGCGCTTCCCATCGGGAACGGAAAATTAGGAGCAATGGTATTTGGAGGTATTGAACAAGATAGAATTCAGTTCAATGAAGAATCATTGTGGACAGGAACGCCTAGAGATTATAACAAAAAGGGCGCTCATCAATACTTGCAGAAAATTAGGTCACTGCTTTTTGAAGGTAAACAAGCAGCAGCCGAGAAATTGGCTGGTGAGCATTTTATGGGAACAAAATCTATTGCTGATGAGCGAAAGCCATGGTTCGATGGTATACGGCGTATTGTTGATAAAAAGCGGAACCCCTCCTTAAAGGACTTTAACGATAAGGAGTGGAAGTTACTGACCTTGCCTTTAAAAGATGGATGGGAAAAGGAGGGCTTAGAAGGACTGGATGGAGCAGTGTGGTTCAGGACAGATTTTGAATTACCAACGAGTTGGCGAGGACGGGACCTGGTGGTAGACTTAGGTAAGATACGCGATCAGGATTTTACCTACGTTAACGGCCAATTAATTGGGACTACCCAAGACATGAATCAGGGGAGGTTATATGTGATCCCAAAAGAATTGGTTGAAAAGCAAAATCAACTGGCAATACAAGTGCTGAATTACGAGGATAAGGGTGGCCCAGTAGGGTATAAAGATCCCAAAAGGAGACTACGTATTTATCCAAAAGATGGAGATGAAACGAACTATGTATCATTAAACAAAATGTGGAAATACTGGGTCCAGGATGATCATGCACCGAGGGTGGGGAAATATCAAGAAGCCTATCAACCTTTTGGAGACCTTTTACTAGATTTTAATCATTCTCTACCTGTAGAGGATTATAAAAGAACACTTGATTTAACAGACGCAATTTGCGAAACAAGCTATAGCAGTGGGCGGGTTCAATATAAACGAACTTATTTTGTCAGTGCTATTGATCAAAGTTTGGCTGTTCATCTAACCGCCAGCGTTAAAGAAAGGATAAATTTTCGTGCCACATTAAGTACACCTCATAAGACCTATCAATTAAAAAAAGTGAATGATAGTACTATCAGCTTATCCCTGCAAGTGAAGCATGGTGCCCTAGAGGGAGTAAGTTTATTGAAGGTTCGCCACAACGGTGGCAGTATAATTGTAGATAATAACCAGATCAGTGTAGTTGGAGCGGATACAGCTACCATATTCCTAACCGCAGCGACAAATTTTATAAACCATCAGGATATTTCTGCTAAACCTCATGATATTTCCCGAGATCGAATCAATCAGTTAGCTAATAAAACATATGAACATATTCGCGAGGTACACGTACAAGACTATCAAGGTTACTTCAATCGATTTTCTTTGAACTTTGGTACAACAAAAGCATTCCACTTACCAACTGATAAGCGGATAGAACAATTTGCTACAGTAAATGACCCCAACTTAGTAGCATTATTTGCCCAGTATGCACGTTATCTATTGATTACCAGTTCAAGAGAAGGCGGACAACCTCCAAATTTACAAGGAATCTGGAATGATTTACTTACACCCCCCTGGGGTAGTAAATATACTACAAATATCAATGCTGAGATGAATTATTGGCCTGCGGAGCTTATGAATCTGTCAGATCTGCATAAACCTTTGTTTGATTTGGTACAAGACCTGAGCGAAACGGGTAAGAAAACGGCAAAGGAATATTATGATGCACCTGGTTGGGTGTTACATCACAATACCGATTTGTGGAGAGGAACCGCGCCCATCAATAACGCCAACCACGGTATTTGGGTAACAGGTGGGGCATGGCTATGTCAACACTTGTGGGAGCATTATTGCTATACACAAGACAAACACTTTTTGCAGAATAAGGCCTATCCAATTATGAAAGATGCAGCAGTATTCTTCGATTATTTTTTGGTAGAAGATCCCAATACGGGCTTGCTCATTAGTACACCTTCGAATTCACCTGAGCATGGGGGCTTGGTGGCCGGACCAACCATGGATCATCAGATTATCCGTCAGCTATTTAAAAACGTTATAGAAGCATCAAAAATTTTAGACGTAGATACAGCCTTTGCTAGCAAAATTGCCAGCAAAAGTAAAAAGATAGCACCGAATACAATTGGTAAGCACGGACAGCTGCAGGAATGGTTAAGTGATATCGACGATCCTAACAACACCCATCGACATGTGTCGCACCTTTGGGCAGTATATCCAGGAAGTGAAATCAATTGGAAACAAACGCCCGAATTAATGGAAGCGGCGAAACAATCATTACTCTTTCGTGGTGACGAAGGAACAGGGTGGAGCTTAGCTTGGAAAATCAACCTCTGGACGCGTTTTTTGGATGCTGAACATGCTGATCGGTTGCTCAACATGCTGATTAGTCCGGCGGTACGCGGTGGTGGCGTTTATCCGAATCTCTTTGATGCGCATCCTCCGTTTCAGATAGACGGTAATTTTGGTGGAGCATCTGGTATAGGAGAAATGCTGTTACAAAGTCATTTGGAAGGTATAGACTTATTGCCGGCCTTGCCCTCCAGTCTGCACGATGGCGAAGTAAAAGGAATCTGTGCAAGAGGAGGATTTGAATTGAGTTTTTCTTGGAAATCAGGCAGTCTAGAAGAGCTTGAAGTGGTCTCCAAAGCAGGAGGCTTGTGCCGTATCCGTTATAAGGGTAAGGAGTTTAGTTTTCAGACTGTAAAAGATGGGAAGTACAAATTGGATGGTCAATTGAAGCTTTTAACAGCTTCTTAA
- a CDS encoding TonB-dependent receptor, with translation MRKNEVLIYLYRLTRRIPLFVFIIILVILCSDIRAFAFVNLPNGPYTVVINQASIKGSVRDRNGDPIAGATIKIKNEQNSVTTDDQGKFQLQVPSTGSVLMVSYVGFATQEVAINGRDEVAIILEENASELDEVVVIGYGTTKKRDLTGSVASIKSEEIVLTPTHNPLEAMQGRVPGLDITRSSGQAGAGVDIVLRGNRSITASNEPLYIIDGFQGGSIDDLNPNDIESIDVLKDASATAIYGSQGANGVIIVTTKKGMAGKAKVSLNSYYGINGLTPYPDVRLFDDYVQLRREAWRYNGQWTSPADDPNIFANEGEWEAIQNGNWINWPDLLLQNGSMQNHTISVRGGSEKTKVFFSGGFFQEDGILRNDNMKRFNGRFNVEHDLNRWAKVGMLGQLTYSNINRRTSNLLANAVTASPFGRAFDDNGDIVVYPNPANPSFPSVLTDERGSHIATDNTLRSNIILNTFLELKPVEGLTIRSNFGTNFTNDRRGQFDHETSWRQRNTNFTEASMSKGSNKFFNFDNIVSYAKTFGEHDVTVTGITNYIQNEYEFLSATGRNQPLSSQLFYNLSATDQDSRLITSNYTKYNMMSYAGRINYTFKNKYIFTITNRFDGASRLAPGNKWNMFPSVAGAWVVSDERFMDKISLINFMKLRASYGVAGNSAVDPYGTQNLVYANNRLAFGEVPAATYLFEPRIGNQLLGWENSATTNFGLDLELLNQRLTATIDYYNTVTTDLILERTLPQLTGVASVYQNIGSTNNKGLEIKLNSQNIQASNFSWNTALTYTRNRERITGLIDDVDIIDGLDNSLLLGRPVNSFYGFKKLGIWQSDEAEEAASYTYGGANFTPGDVKILDVDGNSIIDNNDRMYLGSNVPKGIIGLQNNFRYKAFDLGLFIIGRWGQTIDAEILARYMADGERNGPAAFNYWTPENPTNDFPRPRRNNLSAYPIENGVLTIVDGSFLKIKNISLGYNMPSRIAQKIFADKIRIYATGSNLFVFSKSHLLRDYDPERGGAEADPLNRQIVFGVNIDF, from the coding sequence ATGCGTAAAAACGAAGTATTAATTTATCTATACCGACTTACGAGGCGAATACCATTATTCGTATTTATTATCATACTCGTAATACTATGCTCAGACATAAGGGCATTTGCTTTCGTAAATTTGCCAAATGGGCCGTACACAGTAGTAATAAATCAGGCATCTATAAAAGGTTCCGTTAGGGATCGAAATGGAGATCCCATTGCCGGTGCTACGATAAAAATCAAAAATGAGCAGAATTCGGTAACTACCGACGATCAAGGAAAATTTCAACTTCAGGTGCCTTCTACTGGTAGTGTATTAATGGTAAGCTACGTTGGTTTTGCAACTCAGGAAGTTGCGATAAACGGAAGGGATGAAGTAGCTATCATATTGGAAGAAAATGCTTCTGAACTCGATGAAGTCGTCGTTATCGGCTATGGTACAACGAAAAAGAGAGATTTGACAGGATCAGTGGCCTCTATCAAATCGGAAGAGATCGTTTTAACACCTACGCATAATCCATTGGAAGCAATGCAGGGTAGGGTTCCCGGTCTTGACATCACCCGTTCCAGTGGACAGGCTGGTGCTGGTGTAGATATTGTTCTCAGAGGGAACAGATCAATTACCGCCAGTAACGAACCGTTATATATTATCGATGGTTTTCAAGGCGGCAGTATCGACGACCTCAATCCCAATGATATCGAGTCGATTGATGTTTTAAAGGATGCGTCTGCCACGGCGATTTATGGTTCTCAAGGAGCAAATGGTGTCATTATAGTCACGACCAAAAAAGGTATGGCTGGAAAGGCGAAAGTCTCCCTCAACAGTTACTATGGGATCAATGGACTGACACCTTATCCCGACGTCCGTTTATTTGATGACTATGTGCAGTTAAGACGGGAAGCATGGCGATATAATGGGCAATGGACCTCTCCAGCCGATGACCCGAATATTTTCGCAAATGAAGGTGAATGGGAAGCCATTCAGAACGGAAATTGGATTAATTGGCCTGATCTGCTGCTGCAAAATGGTAGTATGCAAAATCATACGATCTCTGTTCGCGGCGGTTCCGAGAAAACCAAAGTTTTCTTTTCAGGAGGCTTTTTCCAGGAAGATGGGATTTTGCGCAACGATAACATGAAAAGGTTTAACGGGCGTTTTAACGTTGAACATGATTTAAATCGTTGGGCAAAAGTGGGAATGCTTGGACAGTTAACTTACTCAAATATTAATAGAAGAACAAGTAATTTACTGGCGAACGCCGTAACGGCGAGTCCTTTCGGACGAGCATTCGATGACAACGGTGATATCGTCGTGTACCCAAATCCAGCCAATCCGTCGTTTCCCAGTGTATTGACTGATGAACGAGGCTCACATATCGCGACAGACAATACGCTTAGATCAAATATTATTCTCAATACCTTTTTGGAACTGAAACCCGTTGAAGGCTTGACCATTCGGTCTAATTTTGGTACGAATTTTACCAACGACAGAAGGGGGCAATTCGATCACGAAACCTCTTGGCGACAAAGAAATACCAATTTTACGGAGGCATCGATGTCTAAAGGTTCTAACAAGTTTTTTAATTTTGATAATATCGTTAGTTATGCAAAAACATTTGGAGAACACGATGTAACCGTTACCGGAATCACCAATTATATTCAAAACGAATATGAATTTCTATCTGCAACCGGGCGTAATCAGCCGCTGTCTTCTCAATTATTCTATAATTTATCCGCAACTGATCAAGATAGCCGGTTGATTACGTCAAATTACACAAAGTATAACATGATGTCTTATGCAGGAAGAATCAATTATACATTTAAAAATAAATACATTTTTACAATAACCAACAGGTTTGATGGCGCCTCCAGATTGGCTCCAGGGAATAAGTGGAATATGTTTCCCTCGGTAGCAGGAGCTTGGGTAGTTAGTGACGAAAGGTTCATGGATAAGATTTCGTTGATCAATTTCATGAAATTAAGGGCATCCTATGGTGTAGCTGGAAATTCTGCCGTTGATCCCTACGGGACACAGAATTTGGTATACGCCAACAATAGGTTGGCATTTGGAGAAGTGCCAGCGGCGACCTATCTGTTCGAACCGCGTATTGGCAATCAATTGCTTGGCTGGGAAAATTCCGCAACAACTAACTTTGGTTTGGATCTTGAACTTCTCAATCAACGCCTGACTGCCACTATTGATTATTATAATACGGTAACCACAGACCTCATTCTTGAGCGTACGTTACCTCAATTGACTGGTGTAGCGAGTGTATACCAAAATATAGGAAGCACGAACAATAAAGGCTTGGAAATAAAACTAAATTCCCAGAATATACAAGCTAGTAATTTTTCTTGGAATACCGCGCTGACTTATACTAGGAATAGAGAACGGATTACAGGTCTGATCGATGACGTTGACATTATAGATGGTTTAGATAATTCGTTGCTGTTAGGACGCCCTGTCAATTCGTTTTATGGATTTAAAAAATTAGGAATTTGGCAATCAGATGAAGCTGAAGAAGCCGCAAGTTATACCTATGGCGGCGCTAATTTTACACCTGGCGACGTGAAGATCTTAGATGTTGATGGAAACAGTATAATAGATAATAACGATCGGATGTATTTGGGGAGTAACGTTCCTAAAGGCATCATCGGTCTCCAAAATAATTTTAGGTATAAAGCGTTCGATCTGGGTCTCTTTATCATAGGGAGGTGGGGCCAAACGATCGATGCTGAGATTTTGGCAAGATATATGGCAGATGGAGAACGAAACGGACCTGCCGCATTTAATTATTGGACACCCGAAAATCCTACAAATGATTTCCCGCGGCCGCGGCGGAACAACCTTTCCGCATATCCTATCGAGAATGGAGTGCTAACAATTGTCGACGGATCTTTCCTTAAGATTAAAAATATCTCTTTAGGGTACAATATGCCTTCCAGAATTGCGCAAAAGATTTTTGCGGATAAGATCAGAATTTACGCAACAGGTTCTAACCTTTTCGTTTTTTCCAAAAGTCACTTGCTGAGAGATTATGATCCGGAAAGGGGCGGGGCAGAGGCTGATCCCTTGAACAGGCAAATCGTCTTTGGTGTAAATATCGATTTTTAG
- a CDS encoding RagB/SusD family nutrient uptake outer membrane protein: MKKVQYFYLSAISLCFLTSSCNLDEVNPSGSTADAIWTSPEGFITAVNGAYVFQRSSLYQKEDGIFAFETGTDLWLPDANSDRSAQITKYASLTPGNTGQLRTIWREAYKGINQCNAGINRIEEAGFTNESEKNARLGELRFLRAFYNWHIVETWGGVDLRTEEVDGPELTAIRSPVNEFYDLIFEDLLFAAEHLPNSHGAEYSRATKKSALGLLARAYLSRAYYPDGGQEFFQRAQEVATAVIERQNEFQVSLWSSPHEIFDPANNRQNKEALYVISNSTNNALNLDDNANRTHSFFHMNYSAKIGLEMSMEYGHDGTRRVMPTRALLDMFDNNYDARYNAFFREIWICNQAYTWTREDAVANGKDPSIIGYTMRPGIDTALYVTKDDVPNKHMLPYTVVDRDSVYNVGNGRVNPGAGVNYPVLQKFMDPTRSSVNSQAGVLDLIVIRLAEMYMIAAEAAFQLGDLAVAVDNINVIRTRAANSETNSLAEMQVSAADITLDFILDERAREFCGEYQRWFDLKRTRTLGDRITRLNPDILNFQEHHYLRPVPQQDIDVLLNGDEFGQNPGY; this comes from the coding sequence ATGAAAAAAGTACAATATTTTTACCTATCGGCAATTTCTTTGTGTTTCTTAACTTCCTCTTGTAATTTGGATGAAGTTAATCCTTCAGGGTCTACGGCAGATGCAATTTGGACAAGCCCTGAAGGTTTTATTACAGCGGTAAACGGTGCTTATGTGTTCCAAAGATCGTCACTCTACCAGAAAGAAGATGGAATATTTGCATTTGAAACCGGAACGGATTTGTGGTTACCCGATGCAAATTCAGATAGAAGTGCCCAAATAACTAAATATGCTAGCCTTACCCCGGGTAATACTGGTCAACTTCGCACAATCTGGCGCGAAGCGTATAAAGGAATAAACCAATGTAATGCAGGTATCAACCGCATTGAAGAAGCGGGCTTTACCAACGAGTCGGAAAAAAATGCGCGATTGGGCGAATTACGATTTTTGCGGGCGTTTTATAATTGGCATATCGTCGAGACATGGGGGGGAGTAGACCTTCGAACAGAGGAGGTGGATGGGCCCGAGTTGACTGCAATAAGAAGTCCTGTAAATGAATTTTATGACTTGATTTTTGAGGATTTGCTTTTTGCTGCCGAACATTTACCGAATAGTCATGGGGCCGAATACAGTCGAGCAACAAAAAAATCAGCACTCGGTTTGTTGGCCAGAGCTTACCTGTCTAGGGCCTACTATCCTGATGGTGGTCAGGAATTTTTTCAACGGGCGCAAGAAGTAGCAACAGCGGTTATCGAACGCCAAAACGAATTTCAGGTTTCCCTATGGAGCAGTCCCCATGAAATTTTCGATCCCGCAAATAACCGGCAGAATAAGGAGGCATTGTATGTTATCAGTAACTCAACGAATAATGCACTGAATTTGGATGATAATGCCAATCGCACACATTCGTTTTTTCATATGAATTACAGTGCTAAGATTGGTTTGGAAATGAGTATGGAATATGGCCATGATGGCACGCGTAGGGTTATGCCGACGAGGGCGCTATTAGATATGTTCGACAACAATTACGATGCTCGATACAATGCCTTCTTTAGAGAAATTTGGATTTGTAATCAAGCTTACACATGGACGCGGGAAGACGCAGTAGCCAACGGAAAGGATCCCAGTATCATTGGTTATACCATGCGGCCAGGAATAGATACTGCGCTCTATGTAACCAAAGACGATGTGCCAAATAAACACATGCTACCTTATACCGTGGTGGATCGAGATAGTGTGTATAATGTCGGCAACGGACGTGTCAACCCCGGTGCAGGAGTCAATTATCCGGTGCTTCAAAAATTTATGGACCCTACTAGGTCGAGCGTCAATTCGCAGGCAGGAGTATTGGACTTAATAGTAATCCGTCTCGCTGAAATGTATATGATTGCGGCAGAGGCTGCATTTCAGTTGGGCGACCTAGCCGTTGCAGTAGATAATATAAATGTGATCCGTACGCGAGCCGCCAACAGTGAGACCAATAGTTTGGCGGAAATGCAAGTCAGTGCTGCAGATATAACCTTAGACTTTATTCTGGACGAAAGAGCACGGGAGTTTTGTGGTGAATATCAACGATGGTTTGATTTAAAGAGAACTAGAACGCTTGGCGATAGAATTACGAGATTGAATCCTGATATCCTCAATTTTCAAGAACATCATTATTTGCGGCCAGTACCTCAGCAAGATATAGATGTATTATTAAATGGGGATGAGTTCGGTCAAAACCCAGGCTATTGA